In Bacillus cereus ATCC 14579, a single window of DNA contains:
- the arcC gene encoding carbamate kinase: MARRKIVVALGGNAIQSGEATAGAQQEALEKTAEQLVKIMENDVDIVIAHGNGPQVGNILLQQKAAETEKTPAMPLDTCGAMSQGMIGYWMENAIEKALKKRNINKDVATVITRVVVDKKDEAFKNPTKPIGPFYTEEEARKLMDETKAVFKEDAGRGWRRVVPSPKPVSIHEHKVINSLVEDGNIVIAVGGGGIPVIDSEEGLKGTEAVIDKDFAAQKLAELVDADTLVILTAVDYVYVNYNQPNQKKLEHVTVNQLEEYIEEQQFAAGSMLPKIEAAINFVNTNPKRKTIITSLEKVYEALEEKAGTIISKQNVCMYV; the protein is encoded by the coding sequence ATGGCACGAAGAAAAATTGTAGTTGCACTAGGGGGAAATGCGATACAGTCTGGAGAAGCTACTGCGGGAGCGCAGCAAGAAGCGTTGGAAAAAACGGCAGAACAACTTGTGAAAATAATGGAAAATGATGTGGATATAGTAATTGCGCATGGAAATGGCCCACAAGTGGGGAATATTTTATTACAGCAAAAAGCTGCAGAAACGGAAAAGACACCTGCAATGCCATTAGATACTTGTGGGGCAATGAGCCAAGGGATGATTGGATATTGGATGGAAAATGCAATTGAAAAGGCATTGAAAAAACGGAATATAAACAAAGATGTAGCAACGGTTATAACACGTGTTGTTGTGGATAAAAAAGATGAGGCATTTAAAAATCCAACTAAACCAATTGGTCCTTTTTATACAGAAGAAGAGGCCAGAAAATTAATGGATGAAACAAAAGCAGTGTTTAAAGAAGATGCTGGTAGAGGATGGAGACGTGTTGTTCCATCACCGAAGCCTGTAAGTATTCATGAACATAAAGTGATTAATTCTTTGGTCGAAGATGGAAACATAGTGATAGCTGTGGGCGGGGGTGGAATTCCAGTAATTGATTCTGAAGAAGGGTTAAAAGGAACTGAAGCGGTTATCGATAAAGATTTCGCTGCGCAGAAATTAGCAGAATTAGTAGATGCCGATACGCTCGTTATTTTAACTGCAGTTGATTATGTGTATGTAAATTATAATCAACCGAATCAAAAAAAATTAGAGCATGTCACAGTGAATCAATTAGAAGAATATATTGAAGAACAACAATTTGCTGCGGGAAGCATGCTTCCAAAAATCGAAGCTGCTATTAATTTTGTTAATACAAATCCAAAAAGAAAAACGATTATTACGTCTTTAGAAAAAGTATATGAAGCACTAGA
- the arcA gene encoding arginine deiminase, whose protein sequence is MKHPIHVTSEIGELQTVLLKRPGKEVENLTPDYLQQLLFDDIPYLPIIQKEHDYFAQTLRNRGVEVLYLEKLAAEALVDKKLREEFVDRILKEGQADVNVAHQTLKEYLLSFSNEELIQKIMGGVRKNEIETSKKTHLYELMEDHYPFYLDPMPNLYFTRDPAASVGDGLTINKMREPARRRESLFMEYIIKYHPRFAKHNVPIWLDRDYKFPIEGGDELILNEETIAIGVSARTSAKAIERLAKNLFSRQNKIKKVLAIEIPKCRAFMHLDTVFTMVDYDKFTIHPAIQGPKGNMNIYILEKGSDEETLKITHRTSLMEALKEVLGLSELVLIPCGGGDVIASAREQWNDGSNTLAIAPGVVVTYDRNYVSNTLLREHGIEVIEVLSSELSRGRGGPRCMSMPIVRKDI, encoded by the coding sequence ATGAAACATCCGATACATGTTACTTCAGAAATTGGGGAATTACAAACGGTTTTATTAAAACGACCGGGTAAAGAAGTGGAAAACTTGACGCCAGATTATTTGCAGCAATTATTATTTGACGATATTCCATACTTACCAATTATTCAAAAAGAGCATGATTATTTTGCACAAACGTTACGCAATCGGGGTGTTGAAGTTCTTTATTTAGAAAAACTAGCCGCTGAGGCGTTAGTAGATAAAAAACTTCGAGAAGAATTTGTTGATCGTATTTTAAAAGAAGGACAGGCCGACGTAAATGTTGCACATCAAACTTTAAAAGAATATTTACTTTCCTTTTCAAATGAAGAATTAATTCAAAAAATTATGGGCGGTGTACGGAAAAACGAAATTGAAACAAGTAAGAAGACACATTTATATGAATTAATGGAAGATCACTATCCGTTTTACTTAGATCCAATGCCTAATTTATATTTTACTCGTGATCCAGCAGCTAGCGTGGGCGATGGCTTAACGATAAATAAGATGAGAGAACCAGCGCGTAGACGTGAATCATTATTCATGGAGTACATCATTAAATATCATCCAAGATTTGCAAAACATAATGTACCAATCTGGTTAGATCGTGATTATAAATTTCCGATTGAAGGTGGCGACGAGCTAATTTTAAATGAAGAAACAATTGCGATTGGAGTATCTGCTCGTACTTCAGCTAAAGCAATTGAACGTTTAGCTAAAAATCTCTTTAGCCGACAAAATAAAATTAAGAAAGTGTTAGCAATAGAAATTCCAAAATGTCGAGCATTTATGCATTTAGATACAGTATTTACAATGGTTGATTATGACAAGTTTACAATTCACCCAGCCATTCAAGGGCCAAAAGGGAATATGAATATTTATATTTTAGAAAAAGGATCAGATGAGGAAACTCTTAAAATTACACATCGTACTTCTTTAATGGAAGCATTAAAAGAGGTATTAGGCTTAAGTGAATTAGTTCTTATTCCATGTGGAGGAGGAGATGTAATTGCTTCTGCTCGTGAACAATGGAATGATGGCTCGAACACATTAGCAATTGCGCCAGGTGTAGTTGTTACATATGATCGCAACTATGTATCTAATACGTTATTACGTGAACACGGTATAGAAGTGATTGAGGTGCTAAGTTCGGAATTATCTCGTGGTCGTGGGGGTCCACGTTGCATGAGTATGCCAATTGTTCGTAAAGATATTTAG
- the argF gene encoding ornithine carbamoyltransferase, which produces MLMTRPNLKGRSFLAEKDFTQEELLYFLDLAAELKEKKKNGIPHHYLEGKNVALLFEKTSTRTRCAFTVACTDLGANPEYLGKGDIQLGKKESVEDTAKVLGRMFDGIEFRGFNHETVESLAQNSGVPVWNGLTDMWHPTQTLADLLTIREHIGKLKNVKLVYVGDGRNNVANSLLVGGAIVGMDVRICTPESLWPAQEVIDLAKKYNEQVMITSNVEEAVANADVIYTDVWVSMGEEEKFAERVELLKPYQVNMKMIKATGNENVIFLHCLPAFHDVETMYGEEVYEKYGLKEMEVTDEVFRSKHSKVFDQAENRMHTIKAVMAATLGNME; this is translated from the coding sequence ATGTTAATGACTAGACCAAATTTAAAAGGAAGAAGCTTTCTAGCAGAAAAAGATTTTACACAAGAAGAATTGTTATATTTTCTAGATTTGGCAGCAGAATTAAAAGAGAAAAAGAAAAATGGTATCCCGCATCATTATTTAGAAGGTAAAAATGTAGCGCTCTTATTTGAAAAAACTTCTACTCGTACGCGTTGTGCATTTACAGTAGCATGTACAGATTTAGGGGCAAATCCTGAATATTTAGGGAAAGGTGATATTCAACTTGGGAAAAAAGAATCTGTAGAGGATACAGCAAAAGTGTTAGGGCGTATGTTTGACGGAATTGAGTTTCGTGGATTTAATCATGAAACTGTAGAATCTTTAGCACAAAATTCTGGTGTGCCAGTTTGGAATGGATTAACAGATATGTGGCATCCAACACAAACACTAGCAGATTTATTAACAATTAGAGAACATATAGGGAAATTGAAAAATGTGAAGCTCGTTTACGTTGGCGATGGGCGAAATAATGTTGCTAATAGCTTACTAGTTGGTGGAGCAATCGTTGGAATGGATGTACGTATTTGTACACCGGAATCTTTATGGCCTGCACAAGAAGTAATTGATTTAGCAAAAAAATATAATGAACAAGTAATGATAACAAGTAATGTGGAAGAAGCTGTTGCGAATGCAGATGTAATTTATACAGATGTATGGGTGTCTATGGGGGAAGAAGAAAAATTTGCTGAACGTGTCGAGTTATTGAAACCTTATCAAGTAAATATGAAAATGATTAAAGCAACAGGGAATGAAAACGTGATTTTCTTACATTGTTTACCTGCATTTCATGATGTTGAAACGATGTATGGCGAAGAAGTTTATGAGAAATATGGGTTGAAAGAAATGGAGGTAACTGACGAAGTATTCCGCAGTAAACATTCAAAAGTATTTGATCAAGCTGAAAATAGAATGCATACAATTAAAGCGGTTATGGCAGCTACTTTAGGAAACATGGAGTAA
- the arcD gene encoding arginine-ornithine antiporter — MGEDKKLGLFTLTALVVGSMIGGGAFNLASDMAKGAGAGAIIIGWVITGIGMIALGLSFQNLTVKRPDLDGGIFSYAKAGFGNFMGFNSAWGYWLSAWLGNVAYGTLLFSSLGYFFPIFEGGQNVESIIGASVLLWCVHMLILRGVQSAALVNLVTTIAKLVPVFVFIVIGIFAFHIDTFLDGFWGQTGSFSWGAVGSQVKSTMLVTLWVFIGVEGAVVLSSRAKNRSDVGKATVIGLIGTLIIYILITLLSLGLMQQADIAGLKNPAMAYLFESVVGKWGAIFINLGLVISVLGAWLGWTLLASEIPYLAAKDGVFPKWFAKENKNKAPVNSLWITNGLIQIFLLTFVVSDQAYNFAFSLASSAILIPYAFSAFYQLKHSLKSEEADRNKNIIIGLIASIYGVWLVYAAGLEYLLLTMTLYAPGIFIFYNVQKQKSSKQIFTRVELASSVAIGALAFFAIYGLITGSITL; from the coding sequence ATGGGTGAAGATAAGAAATTAGGGTTGTTTACACTAACGGCTCTTGTAGTTGGGTCTATGATTGGCGGTGGAGCCTTTAATTTAGCGAGTGATATGGCAAAAGGTGCTGGTGCTGGAGCCATTATTATTGGCTGGGTTATAACAGGAATTGGGATGATCGCACTCGGATTATCTTTTCAAAATCTAACTGTAAAACGGCCAGATTTAGATGGTGGTATTTTTAGCTATGCAAAAGCAGGGTTTGGTAATTTTATGGGGTTTAATAGTGCATGGGGATACTGGCTATCTGCTTGGCTTGGGAATGTAGCTTACGGTACATTATTGTTTTCTTCATTAGGATATTTCTTCCCGATCTTTGAAGGCGGTCAAAATGTAGAATCCATTATTGGTGCAAGCGTATTATTATGGTGTGTTCACATGTTAATTTTACGTGGAGTTCAATCAGCAGCCCTTGTGAATTTAGTAACTACAATCGCAAAATTAGTACCTGTATTTGTATTTATTGTCATAGGAATCTTTGCGTTTCATATTGATACGTTCTTAGATGGATTTTGGGGGCAAACTGGTTCTTTTTCATGGGGAGCAGTTGGCAGCCAAGTTAAAAGTACAATGCTTGTAACTTTATGGGTATTTATTGGGGTAGAAGGGGCTGTTGTTTTATCCAGTCGAGCAAAAAATAGAAGTGATGTAGGGAAAGCAACCGTTATTGGCTTAATTGGTACACTCATCATTTACATTTTAATCACATTATTGTCTCTTGGACTTATGCAGCAAGCAGACATTGCAGGTTTGAAAAATCCGGCTATGGCTTATTTGTTTGAAAGTGTTGTTGGAAAATGGGGTGCTATCTTTATTAATTTAGGTTTAGTCATCTCTGTATTAGGTGCTTGGTTAGGTTGGACTTTGCTCGCTTCTGAAATTCCATATTTAGCGGCTAAAGATGGAGTATTTCCAAAATGGTTCGCAAAAGAAAATAAAAATAAGGCTCCAGTAAATTCATTATGGATAACAAATGGTTTAATACAAATATTCTTGTTAACATTCGTCGTTTCTGATCAGGCGTATAACTTTGCATTCTCTTTAGCATCTTCAGCTATTTTAATCCCATATGCTTTTTCAGCATTTTATCAACTGAAGCATAGCTTAAAGTCTGAAGAAGCAGATCGAAATAAAAATATAATAATTGGCTTGATCGCAAGTATTTATGGCGTGTGGTTAGTTTATGCAGCCGGTTTAGAGTATTTATTATTAACAATGACTTTATATGCGCCAGGTATTTTTATTTTTTACAATGTTCAAAAGCAAAAGAGTTCGAAGCAAATATTTACTCGAGTGGAATTAGCATCATCCGTAGCAATTGGTGCTTTAGCATTCTTTGCGATTTATGGATTAATTACAGGCAGTATTACTTTATAA
- the argR gene encoding arginine repressor, translated as MKKEKRQRLIKQFVKEYEIDKQERLVELLAKKDVLVTQATVSRDIRELNLTKVPSQEGLMIYKVFSEEHLQTDIKLKKKLREVVVKIDCVDQLMVIKTLPGNAHVIGVLFDELDWKEKIGCICGNDTCLIISQSKSDREIIEERLNLII; from the coding sequence ATGAAAAAAGAAAAAAGACAACGGTTAATTAAACAATTTGTAAAGGAGTATGAAATAGATAAGCAAGAAAGATTAGTAGAATTGTTAGCAAAAAAAGATGTATTAGTAACACAAGCTACGGTTTCTCGCGATATTCGTGAGTTAAACTTAACGAAGGTACCTTCTCAAGAAGGATTAATGATATATAAAGTTTTCTCAGAAGAGCATTTACAAACTGATATAAAGTTAAAGAAAAAATTACGAGAAGTTGTTGTAAAAATTGATTGTGTAGATCAATTAATGGTTATTAAAACATTACCTGGTAATGCACATGTTATTGGTGTTTTATTTGATGAATTAGATTGGAAAGAAAAAATAGGATGTATATGTGGAAATGATACATGCCTTATAATTTCACAGTCGAAATCAGATAGGGAGATTATAGAAGAAAGATTAAATTTAATTATTTAG